One genomic window of Salvia miltiorrhiza cultivar Shanhuang (shh) chromosome 4, IMPLAD_Smil_shh, whole genome shotgun sequence includes the following:
- the LOC131019438 gene encoding probable protein phosphatase 2C 62 isoform X1, with product MADLLCSFLPLFLPPKRYSSSALHSLNSRRPLHLPLLFKHSPFAASASPSDVVVISTHEHSDGSFLFRFGDPSEVVKNVEMEEAKIVKEEIEGEEESNGSSMVEVLEGQDESKATASGLIEDSDHADSIVSSSNTLITVEGESEFSEKYKDEEFKDLSPDLDVERIGIDEEYKDLSPVEASIPDESLVEVFDEESLEETSKVTCMSKETEITSFHGVEECLNQEVVDSPADASILDQTLEVLDNVTTVGLLEKESDNISSANVDAHETGKVEEGLDGDYDDSPLDASALDRSSEVGDKISAVVLLEKETDGSNATSDIEIELTENVEEGMHEVYEDSPVDITSVVDNTIAALSEQQSADVASALVIDTECASNVEQGLDKVLDKPRSVEKRPEVENRITAQELSEMETTDVTSSPDSDIVDTGNVEHGLDEVLEEPSLVEKRHEVENCITAQELSENEPAEITSSPDIDVEYTENVERGLDEVLEEPSLVMPEVLNCVTVQDLSEKETAEATTLVSLKNNPVVSMLDTDAVQGGLETAVTPNTVHISEFQDSETAFHEETVGDDGREGFDNNLVSPSSQPESAMSLYKETEALNLQVEVQDLGTEESSETDVNNIKAIEMQNVLSNGNESLTMEPAITLSTGSEEQASGSGSGMPNKTVGCVSETDIVQLLTVSPQLEADSMLEEETGTETVEELKEDDESKNQTVGGDLAEASEDEVTDPESTESTITSQEVLMTDFVLSSGAALLPHPSKVLTGGEDAYFIADETWLGVADGVSMWSLEGTVPGLYAHELIKNCEKLISECSGDSIDHPIQLLNLSVAQTHSPGSSTVSIARFDGQALHVANVGDSGFIILRHGAIYKRSSPMHHVFSFPVQIERGDDPSSLAQLYRVDLEEEDIIVIATDGLLDNLYDQEISLIATKLLANDKTPKEIAEVLAKKAQEVGSYASARSPFADDAQAAGFPGYSGGKLDDVAVIVSVVQRR from the exons ATGGCTGATCTCTTGTGCAGTTTCTTGCCTTTGTTTTTGCCTCCAAAACGATATTCCTCTTCTGCGCTTCACTCCCTCAATTCAAGGCGTCCACTTCATCTTCCGCTGCTCTTCAAGCATTCTCCATTTGCGGCTTCTGCTTCTCCTTCCGACGTTGTTGTTATTTCAACTCACG AGCATTCCGATGGTAGCTTCTTGTTCCGGTTTGGGGACCCAAGTGAGGTTGTGAAAAATGTGGAAATGGAAGAAGCCAAGATTGTAAAGGAGGAGATAGAAGGGGAAGAAGAATCAAATGGATCTAGTATGGTGGAGGTTCTGGAAGGTCAAGATGAAAGCAAGGCGACTGCCTCTGGCTTGATTGAGGACAGTGATCACGCTGATTCAATAGTTAGTAGTAGCAATACCCTCATTACTGTTGAAGGAGAGAGTGAATTTTCTGAGAAGTACAAGGATGAAGAGTTCAAGGATTTAAGTCCGGATTTAGACGTAGAACGGATTGGTATAGATGAAGAGTACAAGGATTTAAGTCCAGTGGAAGCTTCTATACCTGATGAGAGCTTAGTTGAGGTGTTTGATGAGGAATCATTAGAGGAAACTTCTAAGGTTACTTGTATGAGTAAAGAAACGGAAATTACTTCTTTTCATGGTGTGGAGGAATGTCTGAACCAAGAGGTTGTGGATTCCCCAGCAGATGCATCCATACTTGATCAGACTTTAGAGGTGTTGGATAATGTTACTACAGTAGGCTTACTGGAGAAGGAAAGTGATAACATCAGCTCTGCTAATGTTGATGCCCACGAGACTGGAAAGGTGGAGGAAGGTCTAGATGGAGATTATGATGATTCTCCTTTGGATGCCTCTGCACTTGATAGAAGCTCCGAAGTTGGGGATAAAATTTCTGCAGTGGTATTGTTGGAAAAGGAAACCGATGGCAGTAATGCGACTTCTGATATTGAAATAGAGCTAACTGAAAATGTGGAGGAGGGTATGCATGAAGTGTATGAGGATTCTCCAGTTGACATTACCTCTGTTGTTGATAACACTATAGCAGCGTTATCAGAACAGCAAAGTGCTGACGTTGCATCTGCTCTTGTTATTGACACAGAATGCGCTTCCAATGTGGAACAAGGTCTTGATAAGGTTCTTGACAAACCAAGATCAGTGGAGAAGAGGCCTGAGGTGGAGAATCGTATTACTGCACAAGAACTTTCAGAAATGGAAACTACTGATGTTACCTCTTCGCCTGATAGTGACATAGTAGATACTGGCAATGTAGAACACGGTCTAGATGAGGTTCTTGAGGAACCAAGCTTAGTGGAGAAGAGGCATGAGGTGGAGAATTGTATTACTGCACAAGAACTTTCGGAAAATGAACCTGCTGAAATTACCTCTTCCCCTGATATTGACGTAGAATACACTGAGAATGTGGAAAGAGGTCTAGATGAGGTTCTTGAGGAACCAAGTTTAGTGATGCCTGAGGTGTTGAATTGTGTTACAGTTCAAGATCTTTCGGAGAAGGAAACTGCTGAAGCAACCACGTTGGTTTCTTTGAAGAACAACCCAGTGGTCTCTATGCTTGACACTGATGCTGTTCAGGGTGGACTGGAAACTGCTGTTACACCAAATACGGTTCATATTTCTGAATTTCAGGACTCGGAAACCGCGTTCCATGAGGAAACCGTTGGTGATGATGGTAGAGAAGGTTTTGATAATAATTTGGTGTCTCCATCCTCTCAACCTGAATCAGCTATGAGTTTGTACAAAGAGACTGAGGCACTGAATTTACAAGTAGAGGTGCAAGATTTAGGTACTGAAGAGAGTAGTGAAACCGACGTGAATAACATCAAGGCCATTGAGATGCAAAATGTACTAAGCAATGGCAACGAATCCCTTACAATGGAACCAGCTATCACTTTGTCCACAGGCTCCGAGGAGCAGGCTTCTGGATCTGGAAGTGGGATGCCGAACAAGACTGTTGGATGTGTAAGTGAAACAGATATCGTCCAGTTATTGACAGTGTCTCCTCAGTTGGAAGCTGACTCAATGCTTGAAGAGGAAACTGGTACTGAAACTGTGGAAGAACTGAAGGAAGATGATGAATCTAAGAACCAAACAGTG GGTGGTGACCTTGCAGAAGCATCAGAAGACGAAGTGACAGATCCTGAATCTACTGAATCTACTATAACAAG CCAGGAAGTATTAATGACAGACTTCGTTCTATCTTCAGGAGCTGCTCTATTGCCACATCCTTCTAAG GTCTTGACAGGTGGAGAGGATGCGTATTTTATTGCTGATGAGACATGGCTTGGTGTAGCCGATGGTGTTAGTATGTGGTCGTTGGAAG GGACCGTTCCTGGACTCTATGCTCACGAGCTCataaaaaattgtgaaaaactCATCTCTGAGTGCAGCGGCGATTCAATAGACCACCCCATCCAATTGCTTAATCTCAGTGTTGCTCAAACACACTCTCCTGGCTCCTCCACAGTTTCGATTGCTCGATTTGATGGTCAG GCTCTTCACGTGGCTAATGTTGGGGACTCGGGATTCATCATTCTACGCCATGGTGCTATTTACAAGAGGTCTTCCCCTATGCACCATGTGTTTTCATTTCCAGTCCAAATTGAAAGAGGCGACGACCCCTCTTCTCTTGCACAG TTGTACAGAGTTGATCTAGAGGAGGAGGATATAATTGTTATTGCTACTGACGGGCTCCTCGACAACTTGTACGATCAAGAAATATCATTGATAGCCACGAAGTTGCTTGCAAACGATAAAACTCCAAAG GAAATAGCGGAGGTGCTGGCGAAGAAGGCACAAGAGGTAGGTAGCTATGCATCTGCAAGAAGTCCATTTGCCGATGATGCTCAGGCAGCCGGATTTCCGGGATACTCCGGTGGAAAGCTAGATGATGTGGCTGTTATTGTATCCGTCGTCCAAAGGCGATAG
- the LOC131019438 gene encoding probable protein phosphatase 2C 62 isoform X2, with product MADLLCSFLPLFLPPKRYSSSALHSLNSRRPLHLPLLFKHSPFAASASPSDVVVISTHEHSDGSFLFRFGDPSEVVKNVEMEEAKIVKEEIEGEEESNGSSMVEVLEGQDESKATASGLIEDSDHADSIVSSSNTLITVEGESEFSEKYKDEEFKDLSPDLDVERIGIDEEYKDLSPVEASIPDESLVEVFDEESLEETSKVTCMSKETEITSFHGVEECLNQEVVDSPADASILDQTLEVLDNVTTVGLLEKESDNISSANVDAHETGKVEEGLDGDYDDSPLDASALDRSSEVGDKISAVVLLEKETDGSNATSDIEIELTENVEEGMHEVYEDSPVDITSVVDNTIAALSEQQSADVASALVIDTECASNVEQGLDKVLDKPRSVEKRPEVENRITAQELSEMETTDVTSSPDSDIVDTGNVEHGLDEVLEEPSLVEKRHEVENCITAQELSENEPAEITSSPDIDVEYTENVERGLDEVLEEPSLVMPEVLNCVTVQDLSEKETAEATTLVSLKNNPVVSMLDTDAVQGGLETAVTPNTVHISEFQDSETAFHEETVGDDGREGFDNNLVSPSSQPESAMSLYKETEALNLQVEVQDLGTEESSETDVNNIKAIEMQNVLSNGNESLTMEPAITLSTGSEEQASGSGSGMPNKTVGCVSETDIVQLLTVSPQLEADSMLEEETGTETVEELKEDDESKNQTVGGDLAEASEDEVTDPESTESTITSQEVLMTDFVLSSGAALLPHPSKVLTGGEDAYFIADETWLGVADGVSMWSLEGCVSS from the exons ATGGCTGATCTCTTGTGCAGTTTCTTGCCTTTGTTTTTGCCTCCAAAACGATATTCCTCTTCTGCGCTTCACTCCCTCAATTCAAGGCGTCCACTTCATCTTCCGCTGCTCTTCAAGCATTCTCCATTTGCGGCTTCTGCTTCTCCTTCCGACGTTGTTGTTATTTCAACTCACG AGCATTCCGATGGTAGCTTCTTGTTCCGGTTTGGGGACCCAAGTGAGGTTGTGAAAAATGTGGAAATGGAAGAAGCCAAGATTGTAAAGGAGGAGATAGAAGGGGAAGAAGAATCAAATGGATCTAGTATGGTGGAGGTTCTGGAAGGTCAAGATGAAAGCAAGGCGACTGCCTCTGGCTTGATTGAGGACAGTGATCACGCTGATTCAATAGTTAGTAGTAGCAATACCCTCATTACTGTTGAAGGAGAGAGTGAATTTTCTGAGAAGTACAAGGATGAAGAGTTCAAGGATTTAAGTCCGGATTTAGACGTAGAACGGATTGGTATAGATGAAGAGTACAAGGATTTAAGTCCAGTGGAAGCTTCTATACCTGATGAGAGCTTAGTTGAGGTGTTTGATGAGGAATCATTAGAGGAAACTTCTAAGGTTACTTGTATGAGTAAAGAAACGGAAATTACTTCTTTTCATGGTGTGGAGGAATGTCTGAACCAAGAGGTTGTGGATTCCCCAGCAGATGCATCCATACTTGATCAGACTTTAGAGGTGTTGGATAATGTTACTACAGTAGGCTTACTGGAGAAGGAAAGTGATAACATCAGCTCTGCTAATGTTGATGCCCACGAGACTGGAAAGGTGGAGGAAGGTCTAGATGGAGATTATGATGATTCTCCTTTGGATGCCTCTGCACTTGATAGAAGCTCCGAAGTTGGGGATAAAATTTCTGCAGTGGTATTGTTGGAAAAGGAAACCGATGGCAGTAATGCGACTTCTGATATTGAAATAGAGCTAACTGAAAATGTGGAGGAGGGTATGCATGAAGTGTATGAGGATTCTCCAGTTGACATTACCTCTGTTGTTGATAACACTATAGCAGCGTTATCAGAACAGCAAAGTGCTGACGTTGCATCTGCTCTTGTTATTGACACAGAATGCGCTTCCAATGTGGAACAAGGTCTTGATAAGGTTCTTGACAAACCAAGATCAGTGGAGAAGAGGCCTGAGGTGGAGAATCGTATTACTGCACAAGAACTTTCAGAAATGGAAACTACTGATGTTACCTCTTCGCCTGATAGTGACATAGTAGATACTGGCAATGTAGAACACGGTCTAGATGAGGTTCTTGAGGAACCAAGCTTAGTGGAGAAGAGGCATGAGGTGGAGAATTGTATTACTGCACAAGAACTTTCGGAAAATGAACCTGCTGAAATTACCTCTTCCCCTGATATTGACGTAGAATACACTGAGAATGTGGAAAGAGGTCTAGATGAGGTTCTTGAGGAACCAAGTTTAGTGATGCCTGAGGTGTTGAATTGTGTTACAGTTCAAGATCTTTCGGAGAAGGAAACTGCTGAAGCAACCACGTTGGTTTCTTTGAAGAACAACCCAGTGGTCTCTATGCTTGACACTGATGCTGTTCAGGGTGGACTGGAAACTGCTGTTACACCAAATACGGTTCATATTTCTGAATTTCAGGACTCGGAAACCGCGTTCCATGAGGAAACCGTTGGTGATGATGGTAGAGAAGGTTTTGATAATAATTTGGTGTCTCCATCCTCTCAACCTGAATCAGCTATGAGTTTGTACAAAGAGACTGAGGCACTGAATTTACAAGTAGAGGTGCAAGATTTAGGTACTGAAGAGAGTAGTGAAACCGACGTGAATAACATCAAGGCCATTGAGATGCAAAATGTACTAAGCAATGGCAACGAATCCCTTACAATGGAACCAGCTATCACTTTGTCCACAGGCTCCGAGGAGCAGGCTTCTGGATCTGGAAGTGGGATGCCGAACAAGACTGTTGGATGTGTAAGTGAAACAGATATCGTCCAGTTATTGACAGTGTCTCCTCAGTTGGAAGCTGACTCAATGCTTGAAGAGGAAACTGGTACTGAAACTGTGGAAGAACTGAAGGAAGATGATGAATCTAAGAACCAAACAGTG GGTGGTGACCTTGCAGAAGCATCAGAAGACGAAGTGACAGATCCTGAATCTACTGAATCTACTATAACAAG CCAGGAAGTATTAATGACAGACTTCGTTCTATCTTCAGGAGCTGCTCTATTGCCACATCCTTCTAAG GTCTTGACAGGTGGAGAGGATGCGTATTTTATTGCTGATGAGACATGGCTTGGTGTAGCCGATGGTGTTAGTATGTGGTCGTTGGAAGGTTGTGTATCGTCGTAG
- the LOC131019439 gene encoding chlorophyll a-b binding protein CP24 10A, chloroplastic — translation MASTSAALVNGLGSAFLTGGKKSQALLSAPLAARAGGAAAPKRLIVAAAAPKKSWLPGVRGGGNFIDPEWLDGSLPGDYGFDPLGLGKDPAFLKWYREAELIHGRWAMAAVVGIFVGQAWSGIPWFEAGAAPGAVAPFSFGTLLGTQLLLMGWVESKRWVDFFNPESQSVEWATPWSRTAENFANATGEQGYPGGKFFDPLGVAGELKNGVYIPDEEKLDRLKLAEIKHARLAMVAMLIFYFEAGQGKTPLGALGL, via the exons ATGGCTTCCACTTCTGCTGCATTGGTAAATGGCTTGGGATCTGCCTTCTTGACCGGTGGCAAGAAGAGTCAGGCTCTTTTGTCCGCCCCCCTTGCCGCCAGGGCCGGTGGCGCCGCCGCCCCCAAGAGGCTCATCGTGGCGGCCGCCGCCCCAAAGAAGTCTTGGCTCCCCGGCGTCAGGGGCGGTGGCAACTTCATCGACCCCGAGTGGCTCGATGGCTC GCTCCCCGGCGACTACGGGTTCGACCCGCTCGGGCTCGGGAAGGACCCGGCGTTCCTGAAATGGTACAGGGAGGCGGAGCTAATCCACGGGCGGTGGGCGATGGCGGCAGTCGTCGGCATCTTCGTGGGGCAGGCGTGGAGCGGCATCCCGTGGTTCGAGGCCGGGGCGGCCCCCGGGGCGGTGGCGCCGTTCTCGTTCGGGACCCTGCTGGGGACGCAGCTCCTCCTGATGGGGTGGGTGGAGAGCAAGAGATGGGTGGACTTCTTCAACCCGGAGTCGCAGTCGGTGGAGTGGGCGACACCGTGGTCGAGGACGGCGGAGAACTTCGCCAACGCCACCGGGGAGCAGGGCTACCCCGGCGGGAAATTCTTCGACCCTCTGGGGGTCGCCGGGGAGCTCAAGAACGGAGTGTACATTCCCGACGAGGAGAAGCTCGACAGATTGAAGCTTGCGGAGATCAAGCATGCGAGGCTGGCCATGGTGGCTATGCTCATCTTCTACTTTGAGGCTGGCCAAGGGAAGACACCCCTTGGAGCCCTGGGCTTGTAA